CAGGATTACTTAATCTTGGTTTCCTTGAACTCGACGTGCTTGCGCGCGACCGGATCGTACTTCTTGAAGGTGAACTTCTCGGTCTTGGTGCGCGAGTTCTTCTTGGTCACGTAGAAGTAACCGGTATCCGCTGTCGACTGCAGCTTGATCTTGATAACGTTGCCTTTGGCCATAACAAATCTCCTCAGGCCCCGCGGGCCCGGCTTTGGTTGGCGTGGGATATGACCGAAGGCCGGATGAAAGTCAAGAAAGCCGGCGAAGCGGCGTGATTGGGCCTCAAATCAGGGAAAAGCCTGACCATTTCCCATCCCCGTGGCGGGGGCAGCGATGGGAACCGTCTCCTTGACGGCGCCGGGGCCTGGTATGGCTCCCGGCGGGCATTTTCCCATGATGATCATGCCCAGCACCTCGTCCTTGGTGACGTCCCTCACATGCGCCGTGCCGACCACGCGGCCGTTTTTCATGACGCTCACGCGGTCGG
This genomic stretch from Nordella sp. HKS 07 harbors:
- the rpmG gene encoding 50S ribosomal protein L33, giving the protein MAKGNVIKIKLQSTADTGYFYVTKKNSRTKTEKFTFKKYDPVARKHVEFKETKIK